One Sanguibacter keddieii DSM 10542 genomic window carries:
- a CDS encoding metal-sulfur cluster assembly factor, with protein MSSDTANDTPQGAPATAGAPVNVADVEEGLRDVIDPELGINVVDLGLIYGIALDQNHHAVIDMTLTSAACPLTDVIEDQAGQALEGLVDGFRINWVWMPPWGPEKITQDGKDQLRALGFNV; from the coding sequence ATGAGCAGCGACACCGCGAACGACACCCCGCAGGGTGCGCCGGCCACGGCCGGAGCACCTGTCAACGTCGCCGACGTCGAAGAGGGGCTCCGGGACGTCATCGACCCCGAGCTCGGCATCAACGTCGTCGACCTCGGCCTGATCTACGGCATCGCCCTGGACCAGAACCACCACGCCGTCATCGACATGACGCTCACGTCCGCGGCCTGCCCGCTGACCGACGTCATCGAGGACCAGGCCGGCCAGGCCCTCGAGGGCCTCGTCGACGGCTTCCGCATCAACTGGGTCTGGATGCCGCCGTGGGGTCCCGAGAAGATCACCCAGGACGGCAAGGACCAGCTCCGCGCCCTCGGCTTCAACGTCTGA
- a CDS encoding non-heme iron oxygenase ferredoxin subunit: MSAQLACLTQDVPAESALKVELEGASGTVDVAIVRDSDGELHAISDICSHGAVSLSDGEVEGCLIECWLHGSAFDLRTGAPTALPASRPVPVYPVTIDGERVLVDVDAPLTFS, encoded by the coding sequence ATGAGCGCCCAGCTCGCCTGCCTGACCCAGGACGTCCCCGCCGAGTCGGCCCTCAAGGTCGAGCTCGAGGGGGCGTCCGGCACCGTCGACGTCGCGATCGTCCGCGACTCCGACGGTGAGCTCCACGCCATCTCGGACATCTGCTCCCACGGAGCGGTGTCGCTGTCCGACGGCGAGGTGGAGGGCTGCCTCATCGAGTGCTGGCTCCACGGGTCAGCCTTCGACCTGCGGACCGGAGCACCGACCGCCCTCCCCGCCTCCCGCCCCGTGCCCGTGTACCCCGTGACGATCGACGGCGAGCGCGTGCTCGTCGACGTCGACGCACCCCTGACCTTTTCCTAG
- a CDS encoding ABC transporter ATP-binding protein: MPSNPAVEITGLVKRYDGREIVRSLDLTAHHGQVTAVLGPNGAGKTTTIECCEGLRLPDGGSVRVLGLDPVTDSAALRPRVGVMLQDGGLPTSVRALEMLRHVATMYAEPWDVDDLVERLGLASFARTTVRRLSGGQRQRLALAAALVGRPELVFLDEPSAGMDPQSRHAVWELVRALREQGVSIVLTTHLMDEAEELADRVVVVDHGQVIAEGTPAELVSGSTGALTFAAAAGIETLSLASALGAGVRETTPGSYSVSGAVTPATLVSLTRWCADRSILLSRVSTGRRTLEDVFLDLTGRSLR; encoded by the coding sequence GTGCCCTCCAACCCCGCAGTCGAGATCACCGGCCTCGTCAAGAGGTACGACGGCCGAGAGATCGTCCGCAGCCTCGACCTCACCGCCCACCACGGACAGGTCACCGCCGTCCTCGGCCCCAACGGTGCCGGCAAGACGACGACGATCGAGTGCTGCGAAGGCCTGCGCCTCCCGGACGGCGGCTCCGTCCGGGTCCTCGGCCTGGACCCCGTCACCGACAGCGCGGCCCTGCGCCCGCGCGTCGGCGTGATGCTCCAGGACGGCGGGCTGCCCACGTCGGTCCGCGCCCTCGAGATGCTCCGCCACGTCGCGACGATGTACGCCGAGCCCTGGGACGTCGACGACCTCGTCGAGCGCCTCGGGCTCGCCAGCTTCGCGCGGACCACCGTCCGCAGGCTGTCGGGGGGCCAGCGCCAGCGCCTCGCGCTCGCCGCTGCCCTCGTCGGGCGCCCCGAGCTCGTGTTCCTCGACGAGCCGAGCGCGGGCATGGACCCGCAGAGCCGGCACGCCGTGTGGGAGCTCGTCCGGGCGCTGCGCGAGCAGGGTGTGAGCATCGTGCTCACCACCCACCTCATGGACGAGGCCGAGGAGCTCGCCGACCGGGTGGTCGTGGTCGACCACGGCCAGGTGATCGCCGAGGGCACCCCGGCCGAGCTCGTGTCCGGGTCGACCGGCGCGCTGACCTTCGCGGCCGCGGCCGGCATCGAGACCCTCTCGCTCGCGAGCGCCCTGGGCGCCGGCGTCCGCGAGACCACCCCCGGCAGCTACTCGGTCTCCGGCGCCGTCACACCGGCCACCCTGGTCTCGCTCACCCGCTGGTGCGCCGACAGGTCGATCCTGCTCTCCCGCGTCTCGACCGGGCGCCGCACCCTCGAGGACGTCTTCCTCGACCTCACCGGACGGAGCCTGCGATGA
- the sufC gene encoding Fe-S cluster assembly ATPase SufC: MSTLEIKDLHVSVETKEGPKPILRGVDLTIDSGKTHAIMGPNGSGKSTLAYSLAGHPKYQVTSGSVSLDGEDVLAMSVDERARAGLFLAMQYPVEVPGVSVSNFLRTAKTAIDGEAPALRSWIKDVKGAMEALRMDPAFAERSVNEGFSGGEKKRHEILQMELLTPKFAILDETDSGLDVDALRIVSEGVNRVKANTDTGFLLITHYTRILRYITPDFVHVFVDGRIAEEGGPELADRLENEGYDRFLTSATA; this comes from the coding sequence ATGTCAACGCTCGAGATCAAGGACCTGCACGTCAGCGTCGAGACCAAGGAGGGCCCCAAGCCGATCCTCCGCGGTGTCGACCTCACGATCGACTCCGGCAAGACGCACGCCATCATGGGCCCGAACGGCTCCGGCAAGTCGACCCTCGCCTACTCCCTCGCGGGACACCCCAAGTACCAGGTGACCTCCGGCTCCGTCTCGCTCGACGGCGAGGACGTCCTCGCGATGAGCGTCGACGAGCGCGCCCGCGCCGGCCTCTTCCTGGCCATGCAGTACCCCGTCGAGGTCCCCGGCGTCTCGGTGTCGAACTTCCTGCGGACCGCGAAGACCGCGATCGACGGCGAGGCGCCTGCGCTCCGCTCGTGGATCAAGGACGTCAAGGGCGCCATGGAGGCCCTGCGCATGGACCCGGCCTTCGCCGAGCGCTCCGTCAACGAGGGCTTCTCCGGTGGTGAGAAGAAGCGTCACGAGATCCTCCAGATGGAGCTCCTCACCCCGAAGTTCGCGATCCTCGACGAGACCGACTCCGGCCTCGACGTCGACGCGCTGCGCATCGTGTCCGAGGGCGTCAACCGTGTGAAGGCCAACACCGACACCGGCTTCCTCCTCATCACGCACTACACGCGCATCCTGCGCTACATCACGCCGGACTTCGTCCACGTGTTCGTCGACGGCCGCATCGCCGAGGAGGGTGGCCCCGAGCTCGCCGACCGCCTCGAGAACGAGGGCTACGACCGCTTCCTCACGAGCGCGACGGCCTGA
- the sufB gene encoding Fe-S cluster assembly protein SufB, whose protein sequence is MSAPTQDTANAPQTQSDEEIIASIGSYGYGWHDSDAAGALARRGVDEDVVRNISALKNEPEWMLKLRLKSLKLFEKKPMPNWGSDLSGIDFDNIKYFVRSTEKQATSWEDLPADIKATYDKLGIPEAEKQRLVSGVAAQYESEVVYHQIREDLEEQGVIFLDTDTGLREHPEIFEQYFGSVIPAGDNKFAALNTAVWSGGSFVYVPPGVHVEIPLQAYFRINTENMGQFERTLIIADEGSYVHYVEGCTAPIYKSDSLHSAVVEIIVKKNARVRYTTIQNWSNNVYNLVTKRATAAEGATMEWVDGNIGSKVTMKYPAIYLMGEHARGETLSIAFAGEGQHQDAGAKMVHAAPHTSSSIVSKSVARGGGRTSYRGLVQVLEGAEHSASTVLCDALLVDQISRSDTYPYVDVREDDVSMGHEATVSRVSEDQLFYLMSRGMAETEAMAMIVRGFVEPIARELPMEYALELNRLIELQMEGSVG, encoded by the coding sequence ATGAGCGCCCCCACGCAAGACACCGCGAACGCTCCGCAGACGCAGAGCGACGAGGAGATCATCGCCTCGATCGGGTCGTACGGCTACGGCTGGCACGACTCCGACGCCGCCGGCGCACTCGCCCGCCGCGGCGTGGACGAGGACGTCGTCCGCAACATCTCCGCGCTGAAGAACGAGCCCGAGTGGATGCTCAAGCTCCGCCTCAAGTCGCTCAAGCTCTTCGAGAAGAAGCCCATGCCCAACTGGGGCTCGGACCTCTCGGGCATCGACTTCGACAACATTAAGTACTTCGTCCGCTCGACCGAGAAGCAGGCCACCAGCTGGGAAGACCTGCCGGCCGACATCAAGGCGACGTACGACAAGCTCGGCATCCCCGAGGCGGAGAAGCAGCGCCTCGTGTCCGGTGTCGCGGCCCAGTACGAGTCCGAGGTCGTCTACCACCAGATCCGTGAGGACCTGGAGGAGCAGGGCGTCATCTTCCTCGACACCGACACCGGCCTGCGCGAGCACCCGGAGATCTTCGAGCAGTACTTCGGCTCGGTCATCCCCGCGGGCGACAACAAGTTCGCCGCGCTCAACACCGCTGTCTGGTCCGGCGGCTCCTTCGTCTACGTCCCCCCGGGCGTCCACGTCGAGATCCCGCTCCAGGCGTACTTCCGCATCAACACCGAGAACATGGGTCAGTTCGAGCGGACGCTGATCATCGCCGACGAGGGCTCCTACGTGCACTACGTCGAGGGCTGCACCGCGCCGATCTACAAGTCGGACTCGCTGCACTCGGCCGTCGTCGAGATCATCGTCAAGAAGAACGCCCGCGTGCGCTACACGACCATCCAGAACTGGTCGAACAACGTGTACAACCTCGTGACCAAGCGCGCCACGGCCGCCGAGGGCGCGACCATGGAGTGGGTCGACGGCAACATCGGCTCCAAGGTGACCATGAAGTACCCGGCCATCTACCTCATGGGCGAGCACGCCCGTGGCGAGACGCTGTCCATCGCCTTCGCCGGCGAGGGCCAGCACCAGGACGCCGGCGCCAAGATGGTGCACGCCGCCCCCCACACCTCGTCCTCGATCGTCTCGAAGTCCGTCGCCCGCGGTGGCGGCCGGACCTCGTACCGCGGTCTGGTCCAGGTCCTCGAGGGTGCCGAGCACTCGGCCTCGACGGTCCTGTGCGACGCGCTGCTCGTCGACCAGATCTCCCGCTCCGACACCTACCCCTACGTCGACGTCCGCGAGGACGATGTCTCCATGGGGCACGAGGCCACGGTCTCGCGGGTGAGCGAGGACCAGCTGTTCTACCTCATGTCCCGAGGCATGGCCGAGACCGAGGCCATGGCGATGATCGTGCGCGGGTTCGTCGAGCCCATCGCGCGCGAGCTCCCCATGGAGTACGCCCTCGAGCTCAACCGCCTCATCGAGCTGCAGATGGAAGGGTCCGTCGGCTGA
- a CDS encoding ABC transporter permease: MSTATPSTTPRPVPAPSTAGAASARRRVLSQSAFEARAILRNGEQLMVTILLPVMALIGLTQTSIVEIDTGGASRIDFMTPGVIALAVMSAAFTSQSIATAFDRRNGVLRLMATTPLGRGGLLTSKIIGVLTVEAVQIAVITVVAVVLGWRPDPAGIPLAVVAVLLGTAAFTSLALLLAGTLRAEGVLAVANIVLVLLVVLGAVLTSADQLPGALRHVALLLPSGALGEAVRGAFLDGAIPAFSLVVLFGWTAALGWGAGKLFRWS, from the coding sequence ATGAGCACCGCGACCCCCAGCACCACACCGCGCCCCGTCCCCGCACCGAGCACCGCCGGCGCCGCCTCCGCGCGCCGCCGGGTGCTCTCGCAGTCGGCCTTCGAGGCCCGGGCGATCCTGCGCAACGGCGAGCAGCTCATGGTGACGATCCTGCTGCCGGTGATGGCCCTGATCGGCCTCACCCAGACCTCGATCGTCGAGATCGACACCGGCGGCGCCTCACGCATCGACTTCATGACGCCGGGTGTCATCGCCCTGGCCGTGATGAGCGCCGCCTTCACGTCCCAGTCGATCGCCACGGCCTTCGACCGGCGCAACGGGGTGCTGCGCCTCATGGCCACCACACCGCTCGGGCGCGGTGGCCTGCTCACCTCGAAGATCATCGGCGTGCTCACCGTCGAGGCGGTGCAGATCGCCGTCATCACGGTGGTCGCGGTGGTGCTCGGCTGGCGCCCGGACCCTGCGGGCATCCCGCTCGCGGTCGTCGCGGTGCTCCTCGGGACCGCGGCCTTCACGTCGCTCGCGCTCCTGCTCGCCGGGACGCTGCGGGCCGAGGGCGTGCTCGCGGTCGCGAACATCGTCCTCGTGCTCCTCGTGGTCCTCGGCGCGGTGCTCACCTCGGCCGACCAGCTCCCGGGTGCGCTGCGGCACGTCGCGCTGCTGCTGCCGTCCGGGGCGCTCGGCGAGGCCGTCCGCGGGGCCTTCCTCGACGGTGCGATCCCCGCCTTCTCGCTGGTCGTGCTCTTCGGCTGGACGGCAGCCCTCGGCTGGGGTGCTGGCAAGCTCTTCCGCTGGAGCTGA
- a CDS encoding COX15/CtaA family protein, giving the protein MTTQTPPDASTTSGTVGRWLDSARRFTVPALAANLVAQIVIVGTGGAVRLTGSGLGCSTWPLCEPGEFTPKFHEATSLHPFIEFGNRTLTGVLGVIAIVVAVLVWRARDRSKAFRVLGLVPLLGVIFQAVLGGITVLVELHPAVVGSHLLVSMALVAVSAVLLDRAREGDGPPRPLVGPRTRVVSWLLMVALVPVLVLGVIVTGAGPHSGDSEVGYRFAVDPAHVTQFHSASVWVFTALLVTLLVLVYRTSPRVDRARRVVLVLLVVTLAQGAIGYVQYFTGLPELLVGAHMVGAALLTAGAARVPLALRSRV; this is encoded by the coding sequence GTGACCACCCAGACCCCACCGGACGCCTCGACCACCTCCGGGACCGTCGGACGCTGGCTCGACTCCGCCCGCCGCTTCACCGTCCCGGCGCTCGCCGCGAACCTCGTCGCCCAGATCGTCATCGTGGGCACCGGCGGTGCCGTGCGCCTCACCGGCTCCGGCCTCGGGTGCTCGACGTGGCCGCTCTGCGAGCCCGGCGAGTTCACGCCGAAGTTCCACGAGGCGACGTCGCTCCACCCCTTCATCGAGTTCGGCAACCGGACCCTCACGGGCGTGCTCGGCGTCATCGCGATCGTGGTCGCCGTGCTCGTGTGGCGCGCGCGCGACCGCTCGAAGGCGTTCCGGGTGCTCGGGCTCGTCCCGCTGCTCGGCGTGATCTTCCAGGCGGTCCTGGGTGGCATCACGGTGCTCGTGGAGCTGCACCCCGCGGTGGTCGGCAGCCACCTGCTCGTCTCGATGGCCCTCGTCGCCGTCTCGGCAGTGCTGCTGGACCGTGCCAGGGAGGGCGACGGCCCGCCGAGGCCCCTGGTCGGACCGCGCACCCGGGTGGTCTCGTGGCTCCTCATGGTGGCGCTCGTCCCGGTGCTCGTGCTCGGCGTGATCGTCACCGGCGCCGGACCGCACTCGGGAGACTCCGAGGTCGGCTACCGGTTCGCGGTCGACCCCGCGCACGTGACCCAGTTCCACTCGGCCTCCGTGTGGGTCTTCACCGCGCTGCTCGTGACGCTCCTCGTCCTGGTCTACCGCACGTCGCCCCGCGTGGACCGTGCCCGCCGGGTGGTCCTCGTGCTGCTCGTCGTGACGCTCGCGCAGGGTGCCATCGGCTACGTCCAGTACTTCACGGGCCTGCCCGAGCTCCTGGTCGGCGCGCACATGGTCGGCGCCGCGCTGCTGACGGCAGGCGCAGCCCGGGTGCCGCTCGCGCTCCGCAGCCGCGTCTGA
- a CDS encoding D-hexose-6-phosphate mutarotase — protein MTTDSTAPALPPTVTSRTTPAGLEVLTVANAHGTAEVYLQGAHVTAWTPAGEDPVLWLSSASAFEPGVPVRGGIPICFPWFGARDGHPEAPAHGYARRTVWTLVGAHDDHETTVLRLALAAPADPALADLSGLDALYEVRVGRTLDVALTVTSTRDVPVRFEEAQHTYLRVLDVEATAVHGLEEVAYLDKTAAAGTDPHRTPEGAPLVPSGQVDRVYLGTSGPVQVVDAARTVRVTKSSSQSTVVWSPGAEVAAGMRDMGPGEWREMVCVESANVGEHAVVLEPGRPHTLGSSYEVLPRV, from the coding sequence GTGACCACGGACAGCACAGCCCCCGCGCTCCCGCCGACGGTGACGTCGAGGACGACGCCCGCCGGCCTGGAGGTGCTCACCGTCGCCAACGCCCACGGCACCGCAGAGGTCTACCTCCAGGGGGCGCACGTCACGGCGTGGACCCCGGCCGGCGAGGACCCCGTGCTGTGGCTGAGCTCGGCGAGCGCCTTCGAGCCCGGCGTCCCGGTCCGTGGCGGCATCCCGATCTGCTTCCCGTGGTTCGGTGCCCGGGACGGCCATCCTGAGGCTCCGGCCCACGGCTACGCCCGGCGCACGGTGTGGACGCTCGTCGGCGCTCACGACGACCACGAGACCACCGTGCTCCGTCTCGCGCTCGCGGCCCCGGCCGACCCCGCGCTCGCGGACCTCTCCGGACTCGACGCCCTCTACGAGGTGCGCGTCGGGCGGACGCTCGACGTCGCGCTCACGGTGACGAGCACCCGGGACGTGCCGGTGCGCTTCGAGGAGGCGCAGCACACCTACCTGCGCGTGCTCGACGTCGAGGCGACCGCGGTGCACGGCCTCGAGGAGGTCGCCTACCTCGACAAGACGGCCGCTGCCGGGACGGACCCGCACCGCACTCCTGAGGGGGCGCCGCTCGTGCCGAGCGGCCAGGTCGACCGGGTGTACCTCGGGACGTCGGGTCCGGTGCAGGTGGTGGACGCGGCGCGGACCGTCCGGGTCACGAAGAGCTCGTCGCAGAGCACCGTGGTGTGGTCTCCGGGTGCCGAGGTCGCGGCGGGCATGCGGGACATGGGCCCGGGGGAGTGGCGCGAGATGGTCTGCGTCGAGTCCGCGAACGTCGGGGAGCACGCCGTGGTGCTCGAGCCTGGTCGTCCCCACACCCTCGGCTCCTCCTACGAGGTCCTGCCGCGGGTGTGA
- a CDS encoding helix-turn-helix transcriptional regulator, whose translation MTITPRATHATPARLASPRPAAEGVDHESTTRARVLQHVLADGPVTAAALARTLDLSAAGIRRHLGCLEDDGLVAVHHGRPTGGRGRPARSYVATDRAHAEISGEYPDIASQALRFLAEVAGNGAIEEFAQARMVELEERYSAVVTADDVDGRVRQLADALSADGFAASVRPVEGTSTVQLCQGHCPVAHVAAQFPQLCDAEAQVFSRLLGSHTQRLVTLANGGHVCTTNVPVHVPAPRTRSDRPPGDREPPGPPEPDGTPDLSDTPERPMEGTR comes from the coding sequence ATGACCATCACGCCCCGCGCGACGCACGCCACGCCCGCCCGTCTCGCCTCGCCACGCCCGGCGGCAGAGGGCGTCGACCACGAGTCGACGACCCGGGCCCGGGTCCTCCAGCACGTCCTGGCCGACGGCCCGGTGACCGCGGCCGCCCTCGCCCGCACGCTCGACCTCAGCGCGGCCGGCATCCGTCGCCACCTGGGCTGCCTCGAGGACGACGGCCTGGTCGCCGTCCACCACGGGCGCCCGACCGGCGGACGCGGCCGCCCGGCCCGCTCCTACGTCGCGACCGACCGCGCGCACGCCGAGATCTCGGGGGAGTACCCCGACATCGCGAGCCAGGCCCTGCGGTTCCTCGCCGAGGTCGCCGGGAACGGCGCGATCGAGGAGTTCGCCCAGGCCCGCATGGTCGAGCTCGAGGAGCGCTACTCCGCCGTCGTGACCGCCGACGACGTCGACGGCCGTGTCCGCCAGCTCGCGGACGCGCTCTCGGCCGACGGCTTCGCCGCCTCGGTCCGCCCGGTCGAGGGCACCTCGACCGTCCAGCTCTGCCAGGGGCACTGCCCGGTCGCGCACGTCGCGGCCCAGTTCCCCCAGCTGTGCGACGCCGAGGCGCAGGTCTTCTCGCGCCTCCTCGGCTCGCACACCCAGCGCCTCGTGACCCTCGCCAACGGCGGGCACGTGTGCACCACCAACGTGCCCGTGCACGTCCCGGCACCCCGGACGCGGTCCGACCGACCGCCCGGGGACCGCGAACCGCCCGGGCCCCCCGAGCCCGACGGCACCCCAGACCTCTCCGACACCCCCGAACGGCCCATGGAAGGAACAAGATGA
- a CDS encoding SufS family cysteine desulfurase: MTATDLTAAGTHAPLSAAELVAVRADFPLLSRTLRGGRPLVYLDSGATAQKPDPVLDAEQDFYLQRNAAVHRGAHQLAEEATLAFEDARAQVATFVGADEDEIVWTSNATAAINLVAYAISNATAGRGGAAARRFALAPGDEIVVTESEHHANLVPWQELAARTGAVVRWIEVDDDGRLRLEQLATVVTDRTRVLAFTHASNVTGAVTDVAAFVARAREVGALTVLDACQSVPNLPVDLHALGVDFAAFSGHKMLGPTGVGALYGRRELLADMPPVTTGGSMVEVVTMTETTYAPPPQRFEAGTMMVAQAVAMGAAAQYLGDLGMHGVAAHERELAAELLKITEIPGIRVLGPLDTVDRLAAVSFVVDGVHAHDVGQVLDDAGIAVRVGHHCAQPLHRRFGVAASARASASVYTTVDEVVAFRESLGTVRAFFGL, encoded by the coding sequence ATGACCGCGACCGACCTCACGGCTGCCGGCACCCACGCGCCGCTCTCCGCGGCCGAGCTGGTGGCGGTCCGTGCTGACTTCCCGCTGCTGAGCCGCACGCTCCGCGGCGGGCGTCCGCTCGTGTACCTCGACTCGGGGGCCACCGCCCAGAAGCCCGACCCGGTGCTCGACGCCGAGCAGGACTTCTACCTGCAGCGCAACGCCGCCGTGCACCGCGGGGCGCACCAGCTCGCCGAGGAGGCGACGCTCGCCTTCGAGGACGCGCGTGCGCAGGTCGCCACGTTCGTCGGGGCCGACGAGGACGAGATCGTCTGGACGTCCAACGCGACGGCCGCGATCAACCTCGTCGCCTACGCGATCTCCAACGCGACCGCCGGTCGCGGGGGAGCGGCGGCACGCCGCTTCGCGCTCGCCCCGGGGGACGAGATCGTCGTCACCGAGTCCGAGCACCACGCCAACCTCGTCCCGTGGCAGGAGCTGGCCGCGCGCACGGGTGCTGTGGTGCGCTGGATCGAGGTCGACGACGACGGCCGCCTGCGCCTCGAGCAGCTCGCGACGGTCGTCACCGACCGCACCCGCGTGCTCGCCTTCACGCACGCCTCGAACGTCACCGGTGCGGTCACCGACGTCGCGGCCTTCGTGGCGCGAGCGCGCGAGGTCGGTGCGCTCACCGTGCTCGACGCCTGCCAGAGCGTCCCGAACCTCCCCGTCGACCTGCACGCCCTGGGCGTCGACTTCGCGGCGTTCTCCGGGCACAAGATGCTCGGACCGACCGGCGTCGGCGCGCTCTACGGCCGCCGCGAGCTGCTGGCGGACATGCCCCCGGTCACCACCGGAGGCTCGATGGTCGAGGTCGTCACGATGACCGAGACCACCTACGCGCCGCCGCCGCAGCGCTTCGAGGCCGGCACGATGATGGTCGCCCAGGCCGTGGCCATGGGCGCCGCGGCGCAGTACCTCGGCGACCTCGGGATGCACGGTGTCGCGGCCCACGAGCGCGAGCTGGCGGCCGAGCTGCTGAAGATCACCGAGATCCCCGGCATCCGGGTGCTCGGCCCGCTCGACACCGTCGACCGGCTCGCCGCCGTGTCGTTCGTGGTCGACGGCGTGCACGCGCACGACGTGGGCCAGGTGCTCGACGACGCCGGCATCGCCGTGCGGGTCGGTCACCACTGCGCGCAGCCGCTGCACCGACGCTTCGGCGTCGCCGCCTCGGCGCGCGCGTCGGCGTCGGTCTACACGACCGTGGACGAGGTCGTGGCCTTCCGGGAATCGTTGGGTACCGTCCGAGCGTTCTTCGGACTATGA
- the sufD gene encoding Fe-S cluster assembly protein SufD has product MTTQTESTTPNATTGLSTDHSRAAADGAHTHGVGGTPQGSRAERLTSFDPEVITVPTGREEEWRFSPVSRLAPLFETGLSSRGVRTTVVEAPEVEVQIVPRDDERLGKAGVPGDRTAVTAWDSVSEATVVTIPAQAVASEVTSIRVEGIDDTPSASHLLVHAGALSESVVVLDHIGRATLTETVEVVVDDGAHLTLVSVQDWSEGAVHAASHRIRLGRDAKVKHIVVTFGGDVVRVTPDAEFTAEGGEVEMVGLYFADADQHQEHRLFVDHAVPSCKSRVTYKGALQGAGAHTVWVGDVLIRAEAEGTDTYELNRNLVLSDGARADSVPNLEIETGLIEGAGHASATGRFDDEQLFYLQARGIPEADARRLVVRGFFAELIQAIGVESVEQRLLDSIEAELSKSMSVIEGGQPTVGA; this is encoded by the coding sequence ATGACCACCCAGACAGAGTCCACCACCCCGAACGCCACGACCGGCCTGAGCACGGACCACTCCCGTGCCGCGGCCGACGGCGCGCACACCCACGGGGTCGGCGGCACACCGCAGGGCTCGCGTGCCGAGCGCCTGACGTCCTTCGACCCCGAGGTCATCACCGTCCCGACGGGCCGCGAGGAGGAGTGGCGCTTCTCGCCGGTCTCCCGCCTCGCCCCGCTCTTCGAGACGGGCCTGAGCTCGCGCGGCGTCCGCACCACGGTCGTCGAGGCCCCCGAGGTCGAGGTGCAGATCGTCCCCCGCGACGACGAGCGTCTCGGCAAGGCCGGCGTCCCCGGCGACCGCACCGCGGTCACCGCCTGGGACTCGGTCAGCGAGGCGACCGTCGTGACGATCCCCGCCCAGGCCGTCGCCTCCGAGGTCACCTCGATCCGCGTCGAGGGCATCGACGACACCCCGAGCGCGAGCCACCTGCTCGTGCACGCCGGTGCGCTGAGCGAGTCGGTCGTCGTGCTCGACCACATCGGCCGCGCGACCCTCACCGAGACCGTCGAGGTCGTCGTCGACGACGGCGCGCACCTCACGCTCGTGAGCGTCCAGGACTGGTCGGAGGGTGCCGTGCACGCGGCCTCGCACCGCATCCGCCTGGGCCGCGACGCCAAGGTCAAGCACATCGTCGTGACCTTCGGCGGCGACGTCGTCCGGGTCACCCCGGACGCCGAGTTCACCGCCGAGGGCGGCGAGGTCGAGATGGTCGGCCTGTACTTCGCCGACGCGGACCAGCACCAGGAGCACCGCCTGTTCGTGGACCACGCGGTCCCGAGCTGCAAGTCGCGGGTCACCTACAAGGGTGCGCTCCAGGGCGCCGGCGCCCACACGGTGTGGGTGGGCGACGTGCTCATCCGTGCCGAGGCCGAGGGCACCGACACCTACGAGCTCAACCGCAACCTGGTCCTCTCCGACGGCGCGCGCGCCGACTCGGTGCCCAACCTCGAGATCGAGACCGGTCTCATCGAGGGTGCCGGCCACGCGAGCGCGACGGGTCGCTTCGACGACGAGCAGCTGTTCTACCTGCAGGCTCGTGGCATCCCCGAGGCCGACGCCCGTCGCCTCGTGGTGCGCGGCTTCTTCGCCGAGCTCATCCAGGCGATTGGTGTCGAGTCGGTCGAGCAGCGCCTGCTCGACTCCATCGAGGCCGAGCTGTCCAAGTCGATGAGCGTGATCGAGGGCGGGCAGCCGACGGTGGGCGCATGA
- the sufU gene encoding Fe-S cluster assembly sulfur transfer protein SufU gives MSSSMEQLYQQVILDHSKKPHGQGLVDLTAAFASESHQVNPTCGDEVTLRAQFAETADGRRVVESISWEGQGCSISQASLSVLTDLVTGQDVATTERLGSVFRDLMGSRGKGLDEELEDELGDAAAFTGVSQFPARIKCALLGWSALRDTLATSGVLEGVGAAGATAASHHEHQHEHA, from the coding sequence ATGAGCAGCTCGATGGAGCAGCTGTACCAGCAGGTGATCCTGGACCACTCGAAGAAGCCGCACGGGCAGGGTCTGGTCGACCTCACCGCAGCCTTCGCGAGCGAGTCGCACCAGGTGAACCCGACCTGCGGCGACGAGGTCACCCTGCGTGCCCAGTTCGCCGAGACCGCGGACGGGCGTCGCGTCGTGGAGTCGATCAGCTGGGAGGGACAGGGCTGCAGCATCTCGCAGGCCTCCCTCTCGGTGCTGACCGACCTCGTGACCGGCCAGGACGTCGCGACCACCGAGCGCCTGGGGTCCGTGTTCCGCGACCTCATGGGCTCGCGCGGCAAGGGCCTCGACGAGGAGCTCGAGGACGAGCTGGGTGACGCGGCGGCCTTCACGGGCGTCTCGCAGTTCCCGGCCCGGATCAAGTGCGCGCTGCTCGGCTGGTCCGCGCTGCGCGACACCCTGGCGACCTCGGGCGTGCTCGAGGGCGTCGGAGCAGCGGGAGCGACCGCAGCCTCCCACCACGAGCACCAGCACGAGCACGCGTGA